One region of Malania oleifera isolate guangnan ecotype guangnan chromosome 6, ASM2987363v1, whole genome shotgun sequence genomic DNA includes:
- the LOC131158573 gene encoding mitogen-activated protein kinase kinase kinase 20-like, with amino-acid sequence MKRNREGRHEYDYGDGGSWVRGPLIGKGSFGCVFLAHNRKKGGCFPSAMAVKSCELSFSASLQKEREILGNLDGCSNVLRCFGNETTTSEDGQKTIYNLLLEFASGGTLGAFIRKNAAVAALIPESDVRGYTRAILRGLQHIHAWGYVHCDLKPDNILLFAPNSASGSGKFVPKIADFGLAKRRSVQDPCFRGTLLYMSPESLVHGIQGPPSDIWALGCVVLEMLTGRPPWGGAADLDRNGLLSRIQTLTELPKVPNSLSIEAWDFLKRCFARKPRFRPTAEQLLNHPFVARSYRKEYETETNGFGQEEKDNKEEDVVNPIRGLSGKGTDDEHSSFSTYYQSFSSEDFFSSLSEEVIFPIIPSSE; translated from the coding sequence ATGAAGAGGAATCGGGAGGGAAGACATGAATACGATTATGGAGATGGAGGGTCGTGGGTGAGAGGGCCTTTGATCGGCAAAGGCAGCTTCGGCTGTGTGTTTCTTGCCCATAACAGGAAGAAAGGCGGCTGCTTTCCCTCCGCCATGGCGGTCAAATCCTGCGAGCTTTCTTTCTCTGCTTCTCTGCAGAAGGAGAGAGAAATTCTCGGCAATCTTGACGGGTGCTCTAACGTTTTGCGATGCTTTGGGAATGAGACGACCACCAGTGAAGATGGGCAGAAGACGATCTACAATTTGCTTCTGGAGTTTGCCAGTGGAGGGACTTTGGGCGCTTTCATAAGGAAGAACGCCGCCGTTGCTGCTCTCATTCCCGAATCAGATGTCCGGGGCTACACTAGGGCTATTCTTCGTGGCCTCCAACACATTCACGCTTGGGGTTATGTTCACTGCGATTTGAAGCCAGACAACATTTTGCTATTCGCCCCAAATTCTGCTTCTGGCTCTGGTAAGTTTGTGCCTAAGATAGCTGATTTCGGACTGGCGAAGCGGAGGAGCGTGCAGGATCCTTGCTTCAGGGGAACTCTATTGTATATGTCACCAGAATCTTTGGTTCATGGCATACAGGGACCTCCTTCTGATATTTGGGCTCTTGGCTGTGTCGTGCTGGAGATGTTGACTGGAAGACCACCGTGGGGCGGTGCCGCAGATTTAGACCGTAATGGTCTTCTCTCTCGGATTCAAACTTTGACTGAATTGCCGAAAGTTCCTAATAGCCTATCCATAGAAGCCTGGGATTTCTTGAAGAGATGTTTTGCGAGGAAACCTAGGTTCAGGCCCACCGCCGAGCAGCTTTTGAATCACCCATTCGTTGCAAGATCATACCGCAAAGAGTACGAAACAGAAACTAATGGTTTTGGGCAGGAGGAGAAGGATAACAAGGAGGAGGACGTCGTAAACCCCATAAGGGGGTTGTCTGGGAAAGGGACCGATGATGAACATTCTTCGTTTTCCACCTATTATCAGAGTTTCAGTTCTGAGGATTTCTTCTCTTCTCTGTCAGAAGAAGTAATTTTCCCTATTATTCCGAGTTCCGAGTAA